A stretch of the Deinococcus depolymerans genome encodes the following:
- the proS gene encoding proline--tRNA ligase, whose amino-acid sequence MTKDGGKQDKKAQQYGVTPQSVDFNDWYNEVVKKADLADNSPVAGAMVVRPYGSALWENIQRWLDDRFKATGHESLIFPTLIPMGFITKEADHVEGFAPELFTVNKIGTEELAEPYVMRPTSETIIGHMWSGWLNSYRDLPFLHYQWGSVFRAELRTKAFLRTSEFYWHEGHTAHADETEARGEVRQMLDIYHEFCRDVLALPVVRGEKTASERFAGAVATYSIEGMMRDGKALQSGTSHYLGQNFSRAFDVKFQTREQREEFAHTTSWAISSRIIGAIIMTHGDDFGLIMPPRIAPIQVVVIPVGRKDNFDQMVEEGEKLAAELRAQGVKVKVDKRDGVTNGFKYNDWELKGVPVRIELGPRDLESGVVVVKNRNGDEKETLPRAEAVTGMNARLDGIHDWLLSRATGFMLEHTIPVDDFETFAARIEDGNWVRAYHCGDADCEKSIKEATKATTRNVPLDDAEFFNESGEGQCVKCARPSAYGKRVIFGRQY is encoded by the coding sequence ATGACTAAGGACGGCGGCAAACAGGACAAGAAGGCGCAGCAGTACGGCGTGACGCCCCAGAGCGTGGATTTCAACGACTGGTACAACGAGGTCGTGAAGAAGGCCGACCTGGCCGACAACAGCCCGGTGGCGGGCGCGATGGTCGTGCGGCCCTACGGCAGCGCGCTGTGGGAGAACATCCAGCGCTGGCTGGACGACCGGTTCAAGGCGACCGGGCACGAGTCGCTGATCTTCCCCACGCTGATCCCCATGGGCTTTATTACCAAGGAAGCGGATCACGTGGAGGGTTTCGCGCCGGAGCTGTTCACGGTGAACAAGATCGGCACCGAGGAACTGGCCGAGCCGTACGTGATGCGCCCCACCAGCGAGACGATCATCGGGCACATGTGGAGCGGCTGGCTGAACTCCTACCGTGACCTGCCGTTCCTGCACTACCAGTGGGGCAGCGTGTTCCGCGCGGAGCTGCGCACGAAGGCGTTCCTGCGCACCAGCGAGTTCTACTGGCACGAGGGGCACACCGCGCACGCCGACGAGACCGAGGCGCGCGGCGAGGTGCGGCAGATGCTGGACATCTACCACGAGTTCTGCCGGGACGTGCTGGCGCTGCCCGTGGTGCGCGGCGAGAAGACCGCCAGCGAGCGCTTCGCCGGGGCGGTCGCCACGTACTCCATCGAGGGCATGATGCGTGACGGGAAGGCCCTCCAGAGCGGAACGTCACACTACCTGGGGCAGAACTTCAGCCGGGCCTTCGACGTGAAGTTCCAGACGCGCGAGCAGCGCGAGGAGTTCGCGCACACGACCTCCTGGGCCATTTCCAGCCGCATCATCGGGGCGATCATCATGACGCACGGCGACGACTTCGGGCTGATCATGCCGCCCCGCATCGCGCCCATTCAGGTGGTCGTGATTCCCGTGGGCCGCAAGGACAACTTCGATCAGATGGTGGAAGAAGGCGAGAAGCTGGCCGCCGAACTGCGCGCCCAGGGTGTGAAGGTCAAGGTCGATAAACGCGACGGCGTGACGAACGGCTTCAAGTACAACGACTGGGAACTCAAGGGCGTGCCCGTGCGCATCGAACTCGGCCCCCGCGACCTGGAGAGCGGCGTGGTCGTCGTGAAGAACCGCAACGGCGACGAGAAGGAAACCCTGCCCCGCGCCGAGGCCGTGACTGGCATGAACGCCCGCCTGGACGGCATTCACGACTGGCTGCTCAGCCGCGCCACGGGCTTCATGCTGGAGCACACCATCCCCGTGGACGACTTCGAGACCTTCGCCGCGAGGATCGAGGACGGCAACTGGGTGCGCGCGTACCACTGCGGGGACGCCGACTGCGAGAAGAGCATCAAGGAGGCCACCAAGGCCACCACCCGCAACGTTCCCCTGGACGACGCCGAGTTCTTCAACGAAAGCGGCGAGGGCCAGTGCGTGAAGTGCGCCAGGCCCAGCGCCTACGGCAAACGCGTGATCTTCGGCCGCCAGTACTGA
- a CDS encoding DUF2171 domain-containing protein — MTRMNAGEISDRIAQNLKARLEQGGEHLQVKDVNGEHVGTVDHMDGGRVKLTKNDSADGQHHYLTLDQVESVDDVAVYLNVERSAIA, encoded by the coding sequence ATGACGAGGATGAATGCCGGAGAGATCAGCGACCGTATCGCCCAGAACCTCAAGGCGCGCCTGGAGCAGGGCGGCGAGCACCTGCAGGTGAAGGACGTGAACGGCGAGCACGTGGGGACCGTGGACCACATGGACGGCGGGCGCGTGAAACTCACGAAGAACGACAGCGCCGACGGGCAGCATCACTACCTGACCCTGGATCAGGTGGAGAGCGTGGACGATGTGGCGGTGTACCTGAACGTGGAGCGCAGCGCGATCGCGTAA
- a CDS encoding alpha/beta hydrolase, which produces MPTIQTKHAHAPQTELYYETYGEGRPVVLIHGWPLSGRMWEGQIDALRRAGYQVIAYDRRGFGQSGKTATGYTYDVFASDLKDLLEELNLTDVTLVGFSMGGGEVSRYAGLYGTDRVRSAMLVASVAPYLLRTADNPDGGMSLEDIEGMVRQVAQNRPQFLAGFTRKFLNWDENGRELGDGFLDFAAMMYLQASPVATQACVRAFGETDFRADLAKLTVPTLVVHGDRDQIVPLAASGQRVPQYAPNAELHVMTGAPHGLNATHNDEFNEILLEFVAR; this is translated from the coding sequence ATGCCCACGATTCAGACGAAGCACGCCCACGCCCCGCAGACCGAGCTGTACTACGAGACCTACGGCGAGGGCCGCCCGGTCGTGCTGATTCACGGGTGGCCGCTGTCGGGCCGCATGTGGGAGGGGCAGATCGACGCGCTGCGCCGCGCCGGGTATCAGGTGATCGCGTACGACCGCCGCGGCTTCGGCCAGAGCGGCAAGACCGCGACCGGCTACACGTACGACGTGTTCGCCAGTGACCTGAAGGACCTGCTGGAGGAACTGAACCTGACCGACGTGACCCTGGTGGGCTTCAGCATGGGTGGGGGCGAGGTCAGCCGCTACGCCGGGCTGTACGGCACGGACCGCGTGCGCAGCGCGATGCTCGTGGCGTCCGTCGCGCCATACCTGCTCAGGACCGCCGACAACCCGGACGGCGGCATGAGCCTCGAGGACATCGAGGGCATGGTGAGGCAGGTGGCGCAGAACCGCCCGCAGTTCCTGGCCGGGTTCACGAGGAAGTTCCTGAACTGGGACGAGAACGGTAGGGAGCTGGGCGACGGGTTCCTGGACTTCGCGGCCATGATGTACCTGCAGGCGTCCCCGGTGGCGACGCAGGCGTGCGTGCGTGCCTTCGGCGAGACGGACTTCCGCGCGGATCTGGCGAAGCTGACCGTGCCGACGCTCGTCGTGCACGGCGACAGGGACCAGATCGTGCCGCTGGCGGCGAGTGGGCAGCGCGTGCCGCAGTACGCGCCGAACGCCGAGTTGCATGTGATGACGGGTGCGCCGCACGGCCTGAACGCCACGCACAACGACGAGTTCAATGAGATTCTGCTGGAATTCGTGGCCCGCTGA
- a CDS encoding alpha-amylase family protein: MPHTDPSRTLLAGQLRQAFDDDRDADTFLLRLDRYGPELTASLQAVYGDAAPALMDRLLELMLHAYHARPADLKRLDEARLLRPDWLQAPGMLGYVAYTDRFAGTLRGVRDRLDYLQDLGVTYLHLMPLLQPRPGENDGGYAVADYRAVRSDLGSMDDLSALAADLRVRGVSLVLDLVLNHVAQEHGWAQKARAGDPTYRAYFHVFPDRAMPDAYERTLPEVFPDFAPGNFTWNEEAGGWVWTTFNTYQWDLNWSNPSVLAEFVDIILHLANRGVEVFRLDAIAFMWKRLGTDCQNQPEVHHITQALRACARIVAPAVAFKAEAIVAPADLIHYLGTGEHHGRVSDMAYHNSLMVQLWSSLASRDTRLFAEALRVFPPKPTNTTWGLYVRCHDDIGWAISDADASRAGLDGAAHRHFLSDFYSGGHPGTFARGLVFQFNPQTGDRRISGTAASLAGLEAALDAGDPRRTDDAVRRLLLLHAVTLGFGGLPLLYMGDELALLNDHSFADIPEHAADNRWVHRPRMDWERAADAQANPGTPHGRVNAGLRHLIGVRRSLPHLHAGIESHPVHSPDPCVLLLRRDHPLGVMLAAYNFSEHTIDFPAWALRDHLGDHALDHVAGSAFNLGGGAVTLEPYRALWLTQA, from the coding sequence ATGCCGCACACAGACCCCTCCCGGACGCTCCTGGCCGGCCAGCTCCGGCAGGCGTTCGACGATGACCGCGACGCTGATACCTTCCTGCTGCGCCTCGACCGCTACGGCCCGGAACTGACGGCCAGCCTCCAGGCGGTGTACGGCGACGCCGCCCCCGCCCTGATGGACCGCCTGCTGGAACTCATGCTGCACGCCTACCACGCCCGCCCCGCCGACCTGAAACGCCTGGACGAGGCCCGCCTGCTGCGCCCGGACTGGCTCCAGGCCCCCGGCATGCTCGGGTACGTGGCGTACACCGACCGCTTCGCCGGAACCCTCAGGGGCGTGCGCGACCGCCTGGACTACCTGCAGGACCTGGGCGTCACGTACCTGCACCTGATGCCGCTGCTGCAACCCCGCCCCGGCGAGAACGACGGCGGGTACGCCGTGGCCGACTACCGCGCCGTGCGCAGCGACCTGGGCAGCATGGACGACCTGTCCGCCCTAGCCGCCGACCTGAGGGTGCGCGGCGTGAGCCTCGTGCTGGACCTCGTGCTGAACCACGTGGCGCAGGAACACGGGTGGGCGCAGAAAGCCCGCGCGGGCGACCCCACGTACCGCGCGTACTTCCACGTCTTCCCGGACCGCGCCATGCCCGACGCGTACGAACGCACCCTGCCCGAGGTCTTCCCGGACTTCGCGCCCGGCAACTTCACCTGGAACGAGGAAGCCGGCGGGTGGGTCTGGACGACCTTCAACACCTACCAGTGGGACCTGAACTGGAGTAACCCCAGCGTGCTGGCCGAGTTCGTGGACATCATCCTGCACCTCGCCAACCGGGGCGTGGAGGTCTTCCGCCTGGACGCCATCGCCTTCATGTGGAAACGCCTGGGCACCGACTGCCAGAACCAGCCGGAAGTGCATCACATCACCCAGGCCCTGCGCGCCTGCGCCCGCATCGTCGCGCCCGCCGTGGCCTTCAAGGCCGAGGCCATCGTCGCGCCCGCCGACCTGATCCACTACCTCGGGACCGGCGAGCACCACGGACGGGTCAGTGACATGGCGTACCACAACTCGCTGATGGTGCAGCTCTGGAGCAGCCTCGCCAGCCGCGACACCCGCCTGTTCGCCGAGGCGCTGCGCGTCTTCCCGCCCAAACCCACGAACACCACCTGGGGCCTGTACGTCCGCTGCCACGACGACATCGGCTGGGCCATCAGCGACGCCGACGCCAGCCGCGCCGGCCTGGACGGCGCCGCCCACCGGCACTTCCTGAGCGACTTCTACAGCGGCGGGCACCCCGGCACCTTCGCGCGTGGCCTGGTGTTCCAGTTCAACCCGCAGACCGGTGACCGCCGCATCAGCGGCACGGCCGCCAGCCTCGCCGGCCTGGAAGCCGCGCTGGACGCCGGTGACCCCCGCCGCACCGACGACGCCGTGCGCCGACTGCTGCTGCTGCACGCCGTCACCCTGGGCTTCGGCGGCCTGCCCCTGCTGTACATGGGCGACGAACTGGCCCTCCTGAACGACCATTCCTTCGCCGACATTCCCGAACACGCCGCCGACAACCGCTGGGTCCACCGCCCCCGCATGGACTGGGAACGCGCCGCCGACGCCCAGGCCAACCCCGGCACCCCGCACGGCCGCGTGAACGCCGGGCTGCGCCACCTGATCGGCGTCCGCCGGAGCCTGCCGCACCTGCACGCGGGCATCGAGAGCCACCCCGTCCACAGCCCGGACCCCTGCGTGCTGCTGCTGCGCCGCGACCACCCGCTGGGCGTCATGCTGGCCGCGTACAACTTCAGCGAACACACCATCGACTTCCCCGCCTGGGCGCTGCGCGATCACCTGGGCGACCACGCCCTGGACCACGTGGCGGGCAGCGCCTTCAACCTGGGTGGCGGCGCCGTCACGCTCGAACCGTACCGCGCGCTGTGGCTCACGCAGGCCTGA
- a CDS encoding GNAT family N-acetyltransferase, protein MSTAFTLQAATPDTLTDIHALHPDPAEAARRLSVTQERVRAGQLDPARFLLLRAGGAVQGVCFIGPNARVPLFPTYRTDTPADALTAFLRELRRRVSDTPDRQLLLDDTLVTPRPEEAVQAGWVPDSQQVLYRTDLRARSHAPDPDVTPVHPDDPGVAEALRELGRPDWEAAGGWTLHALRREGQVLALGATGPGGRPGEAGLDLIGVRPAQRGRGYGARLHAHLLGVAAQTFASHTGGTDAGNHAMRRTFERSGSVLSATQAYYRQA, encoded by the coding sequence ATGTCCACTGCTTTTACCCTTCAGGCGGCCACGCCCGACACGCTGACCGACATTCACGCCCTGCACCCCGACCCCGCCGAGGCGGCCCGCCGCTTGAGCGTCACGCAGGAGCGCGTGCGGGCCGGTCAACTCGACCCGGCGCGGTTCCTGCTGCTGCGCGCCGGCGGTGCCGTGCAGGGGGTGTGCTTCATCGGGCCGAACGCCCGCGTGCCCCTGTTCCCCACCTACCGCACGGACACGCCCGCCGACGCCCTGACCGCGTTCCTGCGGGAGCTGCGCCGCCGCGTCTCGGACACTCCCGACCGGCAACTGCTGCTGGACGACACGCTGGTCACGCCGCGCCCGGAGGAGGCGGTGCAGGCCGGCTGGGTGCCCGACTCGCAGCAGGTGCTGTACCGCACGGACCTGCGCGCCCGGTCCCACGCGCCCGACCCGGACGTGACGCCTGTTCATCCGGACGATCCCGGTGTGGCGGAAGCGCTGCGGGAGCTGGGCCGCCCGGACTGGGAGGCCGCCGGGGGCTGGACCCTGCACGCCCTGCGCCGGGAGGGGCAGGTGCTGGCCCTCGGCGCGACCGGCCCCGGTGGCCGCCCCGGCGAGGCTGGCCTCGACCTGATCGGCGTGCGGCCCGCGCAGCGCGGGCGCGGGTACGGTGCGCGGCTGCACGCGCACCTGCTGGGCGTGGCCGCACAGACCTTCGCCTCGCACACGGGCGGCACCGACGCCGGGAACCACGCCATGCGCCGCACCTTCGAACGCAGCGGCAGCGTCCTCAGCGCCACCCAGGCCTACTACCGGCAGGCCTGA
- the rpmI gene encoding 50S ribosomal protein L35: MPKMKTLKSATRRIKITGTGKVMAFKSGKRHQNTGKSGNEIRGKGKGFVLAKSEWARMKLMLPKGK; the protein is encoded by the coding sequence ATGCCTAAAATGAAGACCCTGAAAAGCGCCACGCGCCGGATCAAGATCACCGGCACCGGCAAAGTCATGGCGTTCAAGAGTGGCAAGCGCCACCAGAACACCGGCAAGAGCGGCAACGAAATCCGCGGCAAGGGCAAGGGCTTCGTCCTCGCCAAGAGTGAATGGGCACGCATGAAACTCATGCTGCCGAAGGGGAAGTGA
- the rplT gene encoding 50S ribosomal protein L20, giving the protein MPRAKTGIIRRRRHKKVLKRAKGFWGSRSKQYRNAFQTLLNAATYEYRDRRNKKRDFRRLWIQRINAGARLHGMNYSTFIGGLKRANIDLNRKVLADIAAREPEAFKALVEAAKNSK; this is encoded by the coding sequence ATGCCTCGCGCCAAAACCGGGATCATCCGTCGCCGCCGTCACAAGAAAGTCCTGAAGCGCGCCAAGGGCTTCTGGGGCAGCCGCAGCAAGCAGTACCGCAACGCGTTCCAGACCCTGCTGAACGCCGCGACCTACGAGTACCGCGACCGCCGCAACAAGAAGCGTGACTTCCGCCGCCTGTGGATCCAGCGTATCAACGCCGGCGCCCGCCTGCACGGCATGAACTACTCCACCTTCATCGGTGGTCTGAAGCGCGCGAACATCGACCTGAACCGCAAGGTGCTGGCCGACATCGCCGCCCGTGAGCCCGAGGCCTTCAAGGCCCTGGTCGAAGCGGCCAAGAACAGCAAGTAA
- a CDS encoding helix-turn-helix transcriptional regulator, with protein sequence MNNRLKVLRAERNMTQGALAEALDVSRQTINALETGKYDPSLPLAFKLARLFGVPIEDIFQDEPGQP encoded by the coding sequence ATGAACAACCGGCTGAAAGTCCTGCGGGCCGAACGCAACATGACCCAGGGGGCCCTGGCCGAGGCGCTGGACGTATCCCGCCAGACCATCAACGCCCTGGAAACCGGCAAGTACGACCCCAGCCTGCCACTGGCCTTCAAACTCGCCCGACTGTTCGGCGTCCCGATCGAGGACATCTTTCAGGACGAACCGGGACAACCCTGA
- a CDS encoding GntR family transcriptional regulator, with translation MAKYPLIKTTLKDRLLGGHYAEGLPLPSEPQLAREFEVSRMTARRAIDELEREGYVYRVQGAGTFPTGKRFRQGMFRVRPFKEWARHPDHRTTVLRAMQIEATPEIAIVLQIQPGDPVIFIHRLRNAGDEALVIEKRYINAALVPSLLDHNLAVESIHETMISMGVPLQRVEQNLEAVNLRQEEAELLRVPLGTAAFLLRRTTYSGQKRASYVNYWVRGDRYAFQDTFEP, from the coding sequence ATGGCGAAGTACCCGCTTATCAAGACCACCCTGAAAGATCGCCTGCTCGGCGGTCACTACGCCGAAGGACTCCCCCTGCCCAGCGAGCCGCAGCTCGCCCGCGAATTCGAAGTGTCCCGCATGACCGCCCGCCGCGCCATCGACGAACTGGAACGCGAAGGTTACGTCTACCGCGTTCAGGGCGCCGGCACCTTCCCCACCGGCAAACGCTTCCGGCAGGGCATGTTCCGCGTCCGGCCCTTCAAGGAATGGGCCCGCCACCCCGACCACCGCACCACCGTCCTGCGGGCCATGCAGATCGAGGCCACGCCCGAGATCGCCATCGTGCTGCAGATCCAGCCCGGCGACCCAGTGATCTTCATCCACCGCCTGCGCAACGCCGGCGACGAGGCCCTGGTGATCGAGAAACGCTACATCAACGCCGCGCTCGTCCCCAGCCTGCTCGACCACAACCTCGCCGTCGAGAGCATCCACGAGACCATGATCAGCATGGGCGTGCCCCTGCAACGCGTCGAGCAGAACCTCGAAGCCGTCAACCTCCGCCAGGAGGAAGCCGAACTGCTGCGCGTGCCGCTGGGCACCGCCGCCTTCCTGCTGCGCCGCACCACCTACAGCGGCCAGAAACGCGCCAGTTACGTCAACTACTGGGTGCGCGGCGACCGCTACGCCTTCCAGGACACCTTCGAACCCTGA
- the moaA gene encoding GTP 3',8-cyclase MoaA — MLADQLGRPLRDLRISVTDRCNLRCTYCMPASVFGPDYAFLPRAELLSFEEIERLARAFVDLGVRKLRVTGGEPTLRRDLPELIGRLSGIAGVKDVAMTTNGLLLPRLAADLKAAGLNRVTVSIDSLDPEVFGRMNGLGTHPQKVLDGIEAALTAGLGVKINTVVQRGVNDAGLRGLWLALRDLAPVRFIEFMDVGNHNGWNMDSVVPSREVLARLAGEDTHFSPVNPEYRGEVAARHTDGQGHEVGLISSVTAPFCGDCSRARLSAVGTLYTCLFAGSGTDLRGPLRGEGGAVPLTDAALRELVAGIWAARRDRYSEERGEATAASGGRTAKVEMSHIGG, encoded by the coding sequence ATGCTTGCCGACCAGTTGGGACGTCCCCTGCGTGATCTGCGGATCAGCGTGACTGACCGCTGCAACCTGCGCTGCACGTACTGCATGCCCGCCTCGGTGTTCGGGCCGGACTACGCCTTCCTGCCACGCGCCGAGCTGCTCAGCTTCGAGGAGATAGAACGGCTTGCGCGGGCGTTCGTGGACCTGGGCGTGCGCAAACTGCGCGTCACGGGCGGCGAACCCACCCTGCGGCGCGACCTGCCGGAGCTGATCGGGCGCCTGTCGGGCATCGCGGGCGTGAAGGACGTCGCCATGACCACCAATGGGCTGCTGCTGCCGCGCCTGGCCGCGGACCTGAAGGCGGCGGGCCTGAACCGCGTGACGGTCAGCATCGACAGCCTCGACCCGGAGGTGTTCGGGCGCATGAACGGCCTGGGCACGCACCCGCAGAAGGTTCTGGACGGAATCGAGGCGGCGCTGACGGCGGGACTGGGCGTGAAGATCAACACGGTCGTGCAGCGCGGCGTGAACGACGCGGGCCTGCGCGGGCTGTGGCTGGCGCTGCGGGACCTGGCGCCGGTGCGGTTCATCGAGTTCATGGACGTGGGCAACCACAACGGCTGGAACATGGACAGCGTGGTGCCGTCCCGCGAGGTGCTGGCGCGGCTGGCGGGTGAGGACACGCACTTCAGTCCGGTGAACCCGGAGTACCGGGGCGAGGTGGCCGCGCGCCACACGGACGGGCAGGGGCACGAGGTGGGGCTGATCAGTTCCGTGACCGCGCCGTTCTGCGGGGACTGCTCGCGGGCGCGGCTCTCGGCGGTCGGCACGCTGTACACCTGCCTGTTCGCCGGGAGTGGCACCGACCTGCGGGGGCCGCTGCGTGGGGAGGGCGGCGCCGTGCCCCTGACGGACGCGGCGTTGCGGGAGCTGGTGGCGGGCATCTGGGCGGCCCGCCGGGACCGCTACAGCGAGGAACGTGGCGAGGCGACGGCCGCCTCGGGGGGGCGGACCGCGAAGGTCGAGATGTCGCACATCGGTGGGTAG
- a CDS encoding DUF485 domain-containing protein, whose translation MTVSSAPPVHPTQRNAAYQQLVAQRNAFTLTMTATFLVLYFLLPLLAGYNKPLMATKVLGNVTFGYVLAFAEFIMGWAMAYLYVVKARTFDRLAQEAQQ comes from the coding sequence ATGACCGTATCCAGCGCGCCACCGGTCCACCCCACCCAGCGAAACGCCGCGTACCAGCAACTGGTCGCCCAGCGCAACGCCTTCACCCTCACCATGACGGCCACATTCCTCGTCCTGTACTTCCTGCTGCCCCTGCTCGCCGGGTACAACAAACCCCTGATGGCCACCAAGGTCCTCGGGAACGTCACCTTCGGCTACGTGCTGGCCTTCGCGGAATTCATCATGGGCTGGGCCATGGCGTACCTGTACGTCGTCAAGGCCCGCACCTTCGACCGCCTGGCGCAGGAGGCCCAGCAGTGA
- a CDS encoding cation acetate symporter, translated as MTLLLAAVIVAITLAVTFWASRRNTSAGDFYVAGGRISATQNGVAIAGDYMSAASFLGITGLIALNGFDGFMYSVGWFIAYLTVLFIVAEPLRNLGKYTLADMLVYRLKDPRVRTYAALSTITISTFYMIAQVVGAGSLISLLSGGVIKAELAIPLVGVLMIVYVVVGGMLATTWVQIIKAALLMFATIVMTVLILNRFGWSFSNLLGQVEAKNGAEFLGAGVKYKNPIDLISLCLALVLGTAGLPHILVRFFTVPTAQDARKSVVWAMVLIGAFYVMTALMGNAANVLLGKDAIEAANKAGNMAAPLLAQALFGGAGTTGGEFGLAFVTAVAFATILAVVAGLTISASTSFTHDIYNGVMKGGQASEKDQFRVARLATVAVGVAAILLGLAAKTQNVAFLVALAFAIAASANLPVILFTLFWRRFNATGAIWGLVGGILFTLLLIAVSPNIMKIDPDTLTTGRHLIQANAIFPLENPGIISIPAGFLFAVIGTLIGAARRNTADDARHFEEMQYRAYTGAGMDGTVAAHD; from the coding sequence GTGACGCTGCTGCTCGCCGCCGTCATCGTCGCCATCACCCTGGCCGTCACCTTCTGGGCCTCCCGGCGCAACACCAGCGCCGGGGACTTCTACGTCGCCGGGGGGCGCATCAGCGCCACGCAGAACGGGGTCGCCATTGCCGGGGACTACATGAGCGCCGCCAGCTTCCTGGGCATCACCGGCCTGATCGCCCTGAACGGCTTCGACGGCTTCATGTACTCCGTCGGGTGGTTCATCGCGTACCTCACCGTGCTGTTCATCGTGGCCGAACCCCTGCGCAACCTCGGCAAGTACACCCTGGCCGACATGCTCGTCTACCGCCTGAAAGACCCCCGCGTGCGCACTTACGCCGCCCTGAGCACCATCACCATCAGCACCTTCTACATGATCGCGCAGGTCGTCGGGGCCGGCAGCCTGATCAGCCTGCTGTCCGGCGGCGTCATCAAGGCCGAACTGGCCATCCCGCTCGTGGGCGTCCTGATGATCGTGTACGTCGTCGTGGGCGGCATGCTCGCCACCACCTGGGTGCAGATCATCAAGGCCGCGCTGCTGATGTTCGCCACCATCGTCATGACCGTCCTGATCCTCAACCGTTTCGGCTGGAGCTTCTCCAACCTCCTCGGGCAGGTCGAGGCGAAGAACGGCGCAGAATTCCTCGGCGCCGGCGTGAAATACAAGAACCCCATCGACCTGATCAGCCTGTGCCTCGCGCTGGTGCTCGGCACGGCCGGCCTGCCGCACATCCTGGTGCGCTTCTTCACCGTCCCCACCGCGCAGGACGCCCGCAAGAGCGTCGTGTGGGCCATGGTCCTGATCGGCGCGTTCTACGTCATGACCGCCCTCATGGGCAACGCCGCGAACGTCCTGCTCGGCAAGGACGCCATCGAGGCCGCCAACAAGGCCGGGAACATGGCCGCGCCGCTTCTCGCCCAGGCGCTGTTCGGCGGGGCCGGCACGACCGGCGGCGAGTTCGGGCTGGCCTTCGTGACCGCCGTCGCCTTCGCCACCATCCTCGCGGTCGTCGCCGGCCTCACCATCAGCGCCTCAACGAGCTTCACGCACGACATCTACAACGGAGTGATGAAGGGCGGACAGGCCAGCGAGAAGGACCAGTTCCGCGTCGCCCGCCTCGCCACCGTCGCCGTCGGCGTCGCCGCGATCCTGCTCGGCCTCGCCGCCAAGACCCAGAACGTCGCGTTCCTGGTCGCACTGGCCTTCGCCATCGCCGCCAGCGCCAACCTGCCGGTCATCCTGTTCACGCTGTTCTGGCGCCGTTTCAACGCCACCGGCGCCATCTGGGGCCTCGTGGGCGGCATCCTGTTCACGCTGCTGCTCATCGCCGTCAGCCCCAACATCATGAAGATCGATCCGGACACCCTGACCACCGGCCGTCACCTGATCCAGGCGAACGCCATCTTCCCGCTGGAGAACCCCGGCATCATCAGCATTCCCGCCGGGTTCCTGTTCGCCGTGATCGGCACGCTGATCGGCGCGGCCCGCCGCAACACCGCCGACGACGCCCGCCACTTCGAGGAAATGCAGTACCGCGCCTACACCGGCGCCGGCATGGACGGCACCGTCGCCGCACACGACTGA